A single Sphingobacteriales bacterium DNA region contains:
- a CDS encoding NAD-binding protein → MFLFFVLMFTGTAGYMLLEQYSLLNALYMTVITLASVGYAETIPLSDVGKVFTMLLILTNLAILTYVITKVSRFLFDGEFHKLYKHLSMQKKIDLLKDHVIVCGCGQNGLEAIKELKKTHIPFVAIDKNEKSTIEEFDYHIFDDATKDEVLIKAGIMHAKHILITTPNDADNMFVVLVAKELNPDIIVICRAMKDTSVKKLKTAGATNVIMPDKLGGVHMANLVLLPDVKEFIDVMSTYQNNGCAISELTPLRSQNLQAINSWHVCGATILGIKQKSGEYIINPAPDYSIQLSDRIIAIGSKTQLEDLKKII, encoded by the coding sequence ATGTTTCTGTTCTTTGTATTAATGTTCACCGGAACGGCGGGTTATATGTTGCTGGAGCAATATTCATTACTGAATGCCCTCTACATGACAGTTATTACCCTGGCATCCGTTGGTTACGCTGAAACAATTCCACTCAGTGACGTAGGAAAAGTATTTACCATGCTGCTGATACTGACAAACCTTGCTATACTTACATATGTCATTACCAAAGTATCCCGGTTTTTGTTTGACGGAGAATTCCATAAATTATATAAACATCTATCTATGCAAAAGAAAATTGACCTCTTAAAAGACCACGTCATCGTATGCGGCTGCGGGCAGAACGGATTGGAAGCCATCAAAGAGCTGAAAAAAACCCACATACCTTTTGTTGCCATAGATAAGAATGAGAAGTCTACGATTGAAGAATTTGACTATCATATATTCGATGACGCCACCAAAGACGAGGTTTTAATAAAAGCAGGTATCATGCACGCCAAACATATCTTAATCACGACACCCAACGATGCTGATAATATGTTTGTAGTATTGGTTGCGAAAGAGCTAAACCCTGACATTATTGTCATATGTCGTGCCATGAAAGATACTTCCGTAAAGAAATTAAAAACAGCAGGCGCTACAAATGTCATCATGCCGGACAAATTAGGAGGTGTGCACATGGCCAACCTGGTATTATTGCCAGATGTAAAGGAATTTATCGATGTGATGAGCACCTATCAGAATAACGGCTGTGCCATCAGCGAACTGACTCCTTTAAGATCTCAAAACCTACAGGCTATTAACTCCTGGCATGTATGCGGTGCCACGATACTCGGCATTAAACAGAAATCCGGAGAGTATATTATCAATCCCGCGCCGGATTACAGCATACAATTATCAGACAGGATTATTGCCATCGGCAGCAAAACACAGCTCGAAGACCTGAAAAAAATTATCTGA
- a CDS encoding CHAT domain-containing protein encodes MLKAAIFPLLLVIGLAHADKLSVSTIESEQAHICFLKEDYYRSLVCFTSALKKSDPRYQQSRIAEILSGISECLLQLKQYGALDKTLSVSKPYAQQCHSAAYTKLLLTEAKYRIEKGKYADAIHLLRTTSTLIHDKNLSDECKLLLGDAFFRLDSFTVSKSLFDAVYHTAEDSLLRAKACNHIGSWYYLESEFDSATVYYNKSHEIYERRLGKQHTKTAQVIYNLGLLAGQNGDYYTSQQNFREALRIYRLKFGENHPRTAEAYAALGGAYLNTDNIEKAVYYFKKDRAILQKLYGNNQPDIIYSYLNCGTAYYYLQDYVNAEAQLRMAMQLTEKFYSQNHNLYSQCILELSKMLTERKLFQEADLKLKDIIAVHQKERNEFLADAYYQSGNNYLAQKNTARASYYFSEANGLYNEIYGDNNMYSIDALTGLSNVSLLDNHPSKALEYATAALNQTLLSGKIIHPYDHWECILQTLKCRQAIYKTKQPGIKTIKADIDLIKTTLQEANKIKQTYYSAGSRLYYSQKITKLNELGIFLLTHFYKPTDAYLIQHLILFAENNKANLLRSRIADYTSNEILPAGEQQQSERIIGKLNYFMLLQEDRDSESPSLNDSILFYQNAYEDFSKKIEQEYPKIYALKYGEKQLSIQQLQQHLQSGQTMLLYMNDGENYYCISVSRSKIIYKDCGSKKHIDSLITNLNTSITQKKYDAVTGYTLYKALLPMLLEKDIIIAPDELLQSLAFEALVSHPKKPDYLIYHHSVQYAFSAGTYFNYPKTDDNPTILFFAPDYSSTAFAPLNTQEEFSSLRSHSRFDGRTGKAATKASFIEKTSNTGIVHITAHILVDSISPLSSALVFQPAVNYLLSISEIWKLNIHAQLMTIAACKGNFGKQQGGEGMQNFAWAFHYAGADNVLSTQWNASDKSTGQILSTFYQSLFSGTSKSEALQSAKINYIRNADAIGSQPFYWANYTLYGNSHPIRLSINFLSKFWWIPVIFFIVCYLALISIHRITKKPAS; translated from the coding sequence ATGTTGAAAGCAGCAATCTTTCCTTTATTACTGGTCATTGGCCTGGCACATGCAGATAAATTGTCCGTCAGCACAATTGAATCCGAACAGGCGCATATCTGTTTTCTAAAAGAGGATTATTACAGATCGCTCGTGTGCTTTACATCTGCCCTGAAAAAGTCGGATCCAAGATATCAGCAGTCCCGGATAGCAGAAATTTTATCCGGGATATCAGAATGCTTATTACAGCTCAAACAGTACGGCGCACTGGATAAAACACTGTCTGTCAGTAAGCCATATGCGCAGCAATGCCATTCCGCTGCCTATACGAAACTACTGCTGACCGAGGCTAAATATCGGATAGAAAAGGGGAAATATGCTGATGCCATTCATTTGCTTAGAACTACAAGCACCCTTATCCATGACAAGAACCTATCTGACGAATGTAAACTATTGTTGGGAGATGCCTTTTTTCGGCTGGATTCATTTACTGTCAGCAAATCCCTGTTTGATGCGGTTTATCATACTGCTGAAGATTCCCTATTACGGGCAAAAGCCTGCAACCATATCGGCAGCTGGTATTACCTTGAGTCGGAATTTGACAGTGCCACTGTTTATTATAATAAGTCCCATGAAATTTATGAACGAAGATTAGGGAAACAACATACAAAGACGGCGCAGGTAATATATAACCTTGGATTGCTGGCCGGGCAGAACGGCGACTACTATACCTCTCAACAAAACTTCAGGGAAGCTCTAAGGATTTACCGTTTGAAATTCGGCGAAAACCATCCCAGAACGGCGGAAGCATATGCCGCACTTGGCGGTGCTTATCTGAATACGGATAATATTGAGAAAGCCGTTTATTACTTTAAAAAAGACAGAGCTATACTCCAAAAACTGTATGGCAACAATCAGCCGGACATCATTTACAGTTATCTGAATTGCGGAACCGCCTATTACTATCTGCAGGATTATGTCAACGCGGAAGCGCAACTCCGGATGGCGATGCAATTAACAGAAAAGTTTTACAGCCAAAACCACAATCTCTATAGCCAGTGTATCCTTGAATTATCAAAAATGCTGACAGAAAGAAAGCTGTTTCAGGAAGCTGATTTAAAACTTAAAGACATTATTGCCGTTCATCAGAAAGAGAGAAATGAATTTCTGGCAGATGCTTATTATCAGTCAGGAAATAATTACCTGGCACAAAAGAATACAGCCAGGGCATCCTACTATTTTTCAGAGGCCAATGGTCTGTATAATGAAATCTATGGTGATAACAATATGTATTCCATTGATGCCTTAACCGGTTTATCCAATGTCTCTTTACTGGACAATCATCCATCCAAGGCGCTGGAATACGCAACGGCAGCCTTGAACCAAACCTTGTTGTCAGGGAAAATCATTCATCCTTATGACCATTGGGAATGTATATTACAAACACTGAAATGCAGGCAAGCGATATATAAGACAAAGCAGCCGGGCATAAAAACAATCAAGGCAGATATAGACCTGATTAAAACGACCCTACAGGAAGCTAATAAGATTAAACAAACTTATTATTCCGCAGGCAGCCGTTTATATTATTCCCAAAAAATTACCAAACTCAATGAGCTGGGCATCTTCCTGCTCACCCACTTTTATAAACCGACAGATGCCTATCTTATTCAACATTTAATCCTGTTTGCCGAAAACAATAAAGCCAACCTCCTGCGAAGCAGGATTGCCGATTATACATCCAATGAGATACTGCCCGCAGGCGAACAGCAGCAATCGGAAAGAATTATAGGCAAACTAAACTACTTCATGCTGCTACAGGAAGACAGGGATTCGGAATCTCCCTCGCTGAATGATTCGATATTGTTCTATCAGAACGCATATGAAGATTTTTCTAAAAAGATAGAACAAGAATATCCGAAGATATATGCACTGAAATACGGCGAGAAACAATTATCCATCCAGCAGCTCCAACAGCATTTACAATCCGGCCAAACGATGCTCTTATATATGAATGATGGGGAAAATTATTATTGTATCTCCGTCTCTAGAAGCAAAATTATCTACAAAGACTGTGGTTCTAAAAAACACATAGATTCATTGATCACAAATCTAAACACATCGATTACTCAGAAAAAATATGATGCTGTCACCGGTTATACCTTATACAAGGCATTACTCCCCATGCTTTTGGAGAAAGATATAATTATTGCTCCGGATGAATTGCTTCAATCCCTGGCATTTGAAGCGTTAGTCAGCCATCCGAAGAAACCGGATTACCTGATATATCACCATTCCGTACAGTATGCCTTTTCTGCAGGCACTTATTTTAATTACCCAAAAACGGATGACAACCCTACTATCCTGTTTTTTGCGCCTGATTATTCTAGTACCGCATTTGCGCCGTTAAATACACAGGAAGAGTTCAGTTCCTTGCGCTCCCATTCCCGTTTTGACGGAAGAACCGGCAAAGCAGCCACCAAAGCGTCATTTATTGAAAAGACGTCGAATACAGGCATCGTCCATATCACCGCTCATATTCTGGTTGATAGCATATCCCCCTTATCCTCTGCTCTGGTTTTTCAGCCGGCGGTCAATTACCTCTTGTCCATCAGCGAAATCTGGAAGCTGAACATCCATGCGCAGTTAATGACGATAGCCGCCTGCAAAGGGAATTTTGGAAAGCAACAAGGCGGGGAAGGAATGCAAAACTTTGCCTGGGCCTTTCACTATGCTGGCGCCGACAATGTCCTGTCCACCCAGTGGAATGCATCTGATAAATCGACGGGTCAGATACTCAGCACCTTTTACCAATCGCTCTTTTCCGGCACATCCAAATCGGAAGCGCTGCAATCGGCAAAAATAAATTATATCCGAAATGCAGACGCCATTGGGTCACAGCCTTTCTATTGGGCAAATTACACATTATATGGGAACAGCCATCCCATTCGTCTTTCCATAAATTTCTTATCAAAATTCTGGTGGATTCCTGTTATATTTTTCATTGTTTGTTATCTTGCACTGATAAGCATCCACAGAATTACCAAGAAACCTGCATCATGA
- the leuB gene encoding 3-isopropylmalate dehydrogenase has protein sequence MKKKIAVLPGDGIGPEIIEQAVKALKAVERKYNHAFEYTYGWIGAAAIDKTGNPYPDETHELCMNADAILFGAIGDPKYDNDPTAKVRPEQGLLKMRSNLGLYANIRPVKSYDALLDASPLKNDRIKGVDFVVVRELISGIYFGKPRGRSEDQSIAYDTCVYSKEEILRITEKAFQFARNRKKKVTLLDKANVLATSRLWRETVTEYAKNHPDIELECNYIDSAAMEVITKPIKFDVILTENLFGDIISDEASVIAGSLGVLPSASIGDKVSLYEPIHGSYPQAAGKNIANPMATILSAAMLLEYSFGLVEESKAIVQAVDKAMQENIVTEDINQGKYSTSEVGDKIAEFILQ, from the coding sequence ATGAAGAAAAAAATTGCAGTATTGCCGGGAGACGGCATTGGCCCTGAAATCATTGAACAGGCGGTTAAAGCATTGAAGGCCGTTGAACGAAAATATAACCATGCGTTTGAATATACCTACGGATGGATAGGTGCGGCAGCCATAGATAAAACCGGCAATCCGTATCCGGATGAAACACATGAATTGTGCATGAATGCCGATGCCATCCTCTTTGGCGCCATCGGTGACCCGAAATATGACAATGACCCGACTGCGAAAGTAAGGCCGGAGCAGGGTTTGCTGAAGATGCGCAGCAATCTGGGTTTGTATGCCAATATCCGTCCTGTGAAAAGTTATGATGCTTTGTTGGATGCGTCACCACTGAAGAATGACCGGATTAAAGGCGTGGATTTTGTAGTCGTTCGGGAACTGATATCAGGTATTTATTTTGGCAAGCCGCGTGGCAGGAGCGAGGATCAGTCGATAGCATACGATACCTGTGTGTATAGCAAGGAAGAGATTTTGCGCATCACTGAGAAGGCATTTCAGTTTGCCCGCAACAGAAAGAAAAAAGTTACTTTGTTGGATAAGGCAAATGTGCTGGCCACCTCCCGCCTGTGGCGAGAAACGGTGACGGAATATGCCAAAAATCATCCGGATATTGAATTGGAGTGCAACTATATCGACAGCGCGGCCATGGAAGTGATTACCAAGCCCATCAAGTTTGATGTCATCCTGACGGAAAATCTGTTCGGTGATATCATCAGCGACGAGGCCTCTGTGATTGCCGGCAGCCTGGGTGTATTGCCTTCTGCATCCATAGGAGATAAGGTGTCCCTGTATGAGCCAATACATGGTTCGTATCCGCAGGCAGCCGGAAAGAATATTGCCAATCCGATGGCAACGATTTTATCCGCAGCCATGTTGCTGGAATATAGTTTTGGTTTGGTGGAAGAAAGCAAAGCCATCGTTCAGGCAGTCGATAAGGCTATGCAGGAAAATATCGTGACGGAAGATATCAATCAGGGAAAATACAGTACTTCGGAAGTCGGCGATAAAATTGCTGAATTTATATTGCAATGA
- a CDS encoding glycosyltransferase: MKVTILGSAYPLRGGLAAYNERLAREFSAQGDEVTIVTFSLQYPEFLFPGTTQYSSLPKPADLSIEVAVNSINPFNWIKVGLKVKKQKPDILVVKFWLPFMAPCLGTICRIVKRNRHTKIVSILDNIIPHEKRIGDKLFTAYFVNSVDAFIAMSDSVYHDLSVFDTKKPRLLSPHPLFDNYGAPITKEQALQRLKLDASKRYLLFFGLIRDYKGLDILLKAMAKEELRNSDIQLIVAGEYYSNKEEYEQLIRALNLKDKVELHTRFIPDDEVVHYFCAADMVVQPYKHATQSGVTQICYHFNKPMLVTNVGGLPEIVPDNKVGFVVEPNEQSVADAILKFYSGHKETEFIQNILEEKKKYSWKVMAEKVKSFL, translated from the coding sequence ATGAAAGTCACCATACTCGGATCGGCATACCCGCTGCGCGGCGGACTGGCAGCTTACAATGAGCGGCTGGCCCGGGAATTTTCAGCACAAGGGGATGAAGTGACTATCGTTACGTTTTCCTTGCAATATCCTGAGTTTCTGTTTCCGGGCACCACACAATATTCATCATTACCCAAACCGGCTGATTTAAGCATTGAAGTGGCTGTCAATTCCATCAATCCGTTTAACTGGATAAAGGTCGGGCTGAAAGTAAAAAAGCAAAAACCGGATATCCTCGTGGTGAAATTCTGGCTTCCGTTTATGGCGCCGTGCCTGGGCACCATCTGCCGCATTGTAAAAAGGAACAGGCATACTAAAATTGTTTCCATACTGGATAATATCATTCCGCATGAAAAGCGCATCGGCGATAAACTGTTCACGGCCTATTTTGTAAACAGTGTGGATGCGTTTATTGCCATGAGTGACAGTGTCTATCATGATCTAAGTGTATTTGATACGAAAAAACCACGCCTGTTAAGCCCGCATCCGTTGTTCGATAATTATGGTGCACCCATCACTAAAGAACAGGCATTGCAGCGATTAAAACTGGATGCTTCCAAAAGATACCTGTTGTTTTTTGGCCTGATCAGGGATTATAAAGGCCTGGACATTTTGCTGAAGGCAATGGCGAAAGAGGAATTGCGCAACAGCGATATCCAACTAATTGTTGCCGGTGAATATTATTCCAATAAGGAAGAATATGAACAACTGATAAGAGCGTTGAACCTGAAAGATAAGGTCGAATTACACACCCGATTCATTCCGGATGATGAAGTCGTGCATTATTTTTGTGCGGCAGATATGGTGGTGCAGCCGTATAAACATGCCACACAGAGCGGAGTGACACAGATATGTTACCATTTCAACAAACCGATGCTGGTGACGAATGTGGGCGGCTTGCCGGAAATCGTACCTGACAATAAAGTCGGGTTTGTAGTGGAGCCAAATGAACAGTCTGTTGCCGATGCGATATTGAAATTCTACAGCGGGCATAAAGAGACGGAGTTTATCCAAAATATCCTGGAAGAAAAAAAGAAATACAGCTGGAAAGTGATGGCGGAGAAAGTGAAGAGTTTCCTCTGA
- a CDS encoding dehydrogenase — translation MIIRSKAPLRIGLAGGGTDVSPYSDIYGGAILNATISLYAYASIKPGDDGKIVIDAIDRNEIIEFQSEAQLPIDGTLDLVKGVYNRIVRDFIKKPLSFEINTYVDAPPGSGLGSSSTLVVAILGAFVEWLKLPLGEYDIAHLAYSIEREDLKMAGGKQDQYAATFGGVNYMEFYANDKVIVNPLRIKSKYLHELEHNLVLFYTQTSRLSSEIIQQQADNVNANKTASIEAMHQLKEQSILMKEAILRGEVDHIGKILHDGWMHKKLMAEGISNPSIDAIYEAAMQAGATGGKISGAGGGGFMIFYAPYIHKYKLIEQLNTLGGKVMPYTLTTEGLTTWTV, via the coding sequence ATGATTATTCGTTCCAAAGCACCCTTGCGTATTGGCCTGGCCGGCGGCGGCACCGACGTCTCTCCTTATTCCGACATTTACGGAGGGGCCATCCTGAATGCGACCATCAGCCTTTATGCTTATGCATCCATCAAGCCCGGAGACGACGGTAAGATTGTTATCGATGCGATTGACAGAAATGAAATCATCGAATTTCAGAGTGAAGCACAGCTGCCGATTGATGGTACATTAGATCTGGTGAAAGGCGTTTACAACCGTATAGTCCGGGACTTCATAAAGAAACCTTTATCGTTTGAAATCAATACCTATGTCGATGCGCCTCCGGGCTCCGGACTCGGTTCATCTTCGACTTTAGTGGTGGCAATCTTAGGCGCATTCGTCGAGTGGCTGAAGTTGCCCCTGGGTGAATACGATATCGCACATCTGGCATATTCTATCGAGCGCGAAGACCTGAAGATGGCGGGCGGAAAACAGGATCAGTATGCAGCTACCTTTGGCGGGGTGAATTATATGGAATTTTATGCCAACGATAAGGTGATTGTCAACCCGCTGCGCATCAAATCCAAATACCTGCATGAATTGGAACATAATCTGGTGTTGTTCTACACGCAGACATCCCGCTTGTCTTCCGAAATCATTCAGCAGCAGGCCGACAATGTAAACGCCAATAAGACGGCTTCCATCGAAGCCATGCATCAGCTGAAAGAACAAAGCATATTGATGAAAGAAGCGATTCTGAGAGGCGAAGTGGACCATATCGGAAAGATATTACACGACGGCTGGATGCATAAAAAGCTGATGGCAGAAGGTATATCCAATCCTTCCATCGATGCCATTTATGAAGCGGCAATGCAGGCGGGGGCCACCGGAGGTAAAATATCCGGTGCTGGCGGCGGCGGATTCATGATTTTTTATGCGCCCTATATCCATAAGTATAAGCTGATAGAACAACTCAATACACTGGGCGGTAAAGTAATGCCCTATACGTTGACGACAGAAGGCCTTACCACCTGGACGGTTTAA
- a CDS encoding c-type cytochrome: MKRISILVVLSSLFLLCCKRSSTEEEETFYYNSEAEFIANNSGLSDTALIGKLIFFDQNLSEPAGISCATCHSPMSGFSDSRHTSFSAGVGGLLGTRNASAISYMVFAPNRRAELVRGVWEMVGGFFWDGKAEFLNQQALFPLIHPHEMNNPGFGAVSQRIKNAAYYPKLEKLFGSAVLADSQTIVLYSVLCLQKFQQSRQVNTFTSKFDFYLKGKAALTDPEKRGMVLFNDTTKSKCSLCHLTTPTSYATTSKIVFTDYSYDNIGLPKHPDQLGMPVDSGLAIFERNEPLEVGRFKAPTLRNIAITAPYMHNGIFNTLEEVMEFYNERDVNPAFVPEYAPTMNTNELGNLNLSQSEINDIIAFLKTLTDGYKIP, from the coding sequence ATGAAAAGAATATCCATTCTTGTTGTACTGTCAAGCCTCTTCCTCCTTTGCTGCAAACGCAGTTCTACAGAAGAGGAAGAAACCTTTTATTATAACTCCGAAGCTGAATTTATCGCCAATAACAGCGGCTTGTCTGACACGGCACTGATCGGCAAACTTATTTTCTTTGACCAGAATCTGTCAGAACCTGCAGGTATCAGCTGTGCCACCTGTCACTCGCCGATGAGCGGATTTTCGGATTCAAGGCATACCTCCTTCTCTGCCGGGGTAGGCGGACTGTTAGGAACCCGAAATGCCTCGGCCATCAGCTATATGGTATTCGCACCCAACAGACGGGCTGAGCTGGTACGCGGGGTATGGGAAATGGTGGGTGGTTTCTTCTGGGACGGAAAAGCGGAATTCCTGAATCAGCAGGCACTCTTCCCGCTTATCCATCCGCACGAAATGAATAATCCCGGATTCGGAGCTGTTTCCCAAAGAATAAAAAATGCAGCCTACTATCCGAAACTGGAAAAATTATTCGGAAGCGCCGTGCTGGCAGACAGCCAGACCATCGTCTTGTATTCCGTATTGTGTCTGCAGAAATTCCAGCAATCCCGGCAGGTCAATACCTTCACCAGCAAATTTGACTTTTACCTGAAGGGAAAAGCGGCACTGACCGATCCCGAAAAGCGCGGTATGGTTTTATTCAACGATACCACGAAATCCAAATGCAGCCTTTGCCATCTTACCACTCCAACCAGCTATGCCACCACCTCTAAAATCGTGTTTACCGATTATTCGTATGACAATATAGGATTGCCCAAACATCCGGACCAGCTGGGTATGCCCGTTGACAGCGGCCTGGCCATCTTTGAAAGAAATGAACCGTTGGAAGTGGGAAGGTTTAAAGCACCTACCCTGCGCAATATTGCCATCACGGCACCCTATATGCACAACGGAATCTTCAATACCCTGGAAGAAGTGATGGAGTTTTACAACGAAAGGGATGTCAATCCGGCATTTGTACCCGAATATGCTCCCACGATGAACACCAACGAACTGGGAAATTTAAATCTGTCACAATCGGAAATCAACGACATCATTGCCTTTCTGAAAACATTGACGGATGGCTATAAGATTCCTTAA